DNA from Fortiea contorta PCC 7126:
TAACTACTAACAACAGTGATTCTGCTAGCAGTAAGGGGTCTACCTGAGACGCCGCATAACTATCAGCCCGGAGTTCCCGCAAAACTAACAATTCTTCCCATAAAATCTCTGTATTTGGCAACCAAGCTGTGCAGGAACGCACCCAGCCCAACCAGAAAAACCAGAATGTGTCTCGATAGTAATGATGCCCTTGTTCGTGGGCTAGGACGCTTTCTAAATGCTCTGGAGAGAGGCTCTGTAATAAGCCCTGACTAACTACTAGTTCTGGTTGCCAAAAACCTATTTGTCCGGCAAAAAGCGCCCCTGTCTCCAGTAACCGGGCTTCTTGATTGCCAAGATTCACCAGGGGACAGTCACGAGCAGATTTCACAGATTGCCACCCCTGGATACAAAGTTTTATGCACATAATGGCACAAAATGCAAGATATATTAATGCCAAAATATAGCTGATCCCACCTGTATACATGCCTCCCATTTGCCCTTGGGTACCCATGATGATGAGGGCGATCGCTGTCATCAACAGCAGCAGAGGAGAGAAGAGAAAGAAAAAGAGCGATCGCTGCCAACGCAAATTCCAGCTAGCA
Protein-coding regions in this window:
- a CDS encoding M56 family metallopeptidase: MHLMMILATLAIAWWLRASDIGSPASWNLRWQRSLFFFLFSPLLLLMTAIALIIMGTQGQMGGMYTGGISYILALIYLAFCAIMCIKLCIQGWQSVKSARDCPLVNLGNQEARLLETGALFAGQIGFWQPELVVSQGLLQSLSPEHLESVLAHEQGHHYYRDTFWFFWLGWVRSCTAWLPNTEILWEELLVLRELRADSYAASQVDPLLLAESLLLVVSSAPVLSEICCAALSSPEGDRLERRIEALLTPTQPTPETQSPSWNGLLFAFLPLVVVIFHT